One halophilic archaeon DL31 genomic region harbors:
- a CDS encoding transposase (ISH3) (KEGG: hla:Hlac_3628 transposase (ISH3)): MSKTKQADGEIHEDQLLNFLVNRLDEEVSLSLANNAEITAEDIYEVLVGACADGTSVSTLCASSQNSPAGNTVLYHLRTKFEPERLERVANTLLRKDLDELLPEQVEVCADLHLRPYYGDEDDTDGLYHSVAKRGTTAFHAYATLYARVKNKRYTLAVRRLKDGDTASSVLAEFFGVLDGLDAGVKAVYLDRGFYDSKCLTLLQAHNYAYVIPIIRWGEAIQQELSEGWSRVIQHDLTGKLDGHSWTVDFPVYIDCTYLNGKYDENGVARHGYAADAPFIDSPRDARYHYSKRFGIESSYRLFEQAIATTTTRDPTVRLLYVVVSLLLQNVWRYLHYEYVATPRRGGRRLWWWPYKEFVNMIRRAAWTALAVRRAVPANRPPDDRFHR, from the coding sequence GTGTCTAAAACCAAACAAGCAGACGGTGAGATCCACGAGGACCAGCTTCTTAACTTTCTCGTCAACCGCCTTGACGAGGAAGTTTCGCTCTCGTTAGCCAATAACGCTGAAATCACTGCTGAAGACATCTATGAGGTCCTCGTCGGCGCTTGCGCCGACGGGACCTCTGTCTCTACGCTCTGTGCGTCGAGCCAGAACTCACCCGCTGGGAACACGGTCCTCTACCATCTTCGGACGAAGTTCGAGCCGGAACGGCTCGAACGAGTCGCTAACACGCTCCTGCGAAAGGATCTCGATGAATTGCTCCCCGAACAGGTGGAGGTCTGCGCAGACCTCCACCTGCGGCCCTACTACGGTGACGAAGACGACACAGACGGCCTCTATCACTCGGTAGCGAAGCGTGGAACCACTGCGTTCCACGCCTATGCCACACTCTACGCGCGTGTGAAGAACAAACGCTACACGCTGGCGGTACGCCGTCTCAAAGACGGCGATACCGCAAGTAGTGTCCTCGCTGAGTTCTTCGGTGTCCTCGACGGCCTTGACGCCGGGGTCAAGGCCGTCTACCTTGATCGCGGATTCTACGACAGTAAGTGTCTCACGCTGCTTCAGGCGCACAATTACGCGTACGTGATCCCGATCATCCGGTGGGGTGAGGCGATTCAGCAAGAGCTCTCGGAAGGATGGAGTCGCGTCATTCAGCATGATCTGACGGGGAAACTCGACGGTCACAGCTGGACCGTCGATTTTCCCGTCTACATCGACTGTACGTACCTAAATGGGAAGTATGACGAGAACGGTGTGGCGCGTCACGGCTACGCCGCTGACGCGCCGTTCATCGACTCACCACGGGACGCTCGATACCACTACTCGAAACGCTTCGGTATCGAGTCAAGCTATCGCTTGTTTGAGCAAGCGATAGCGACAACGACAACACGAGATCCAACGGTACGGCTGCTGTACGTGGTGGTGAGTCTCCTCTTACAGAACGTCTGGCGGTACCTTCACTACGAGTATGTGGCGACGCCCCGCCGAGGCGGGCGTCGCCTCTGGTGGTGGCCGTACAAGGAGTTCGTCAATATGATTCGACGAGCTGCGTGGACGGCCCTCGCGGTGCGTCGGGCCGTCCCCGCGAATCGGCCACCTGACGACCGATTCCACCGCTAA
- a CDS encoding putative restriction/modification enzyme (KEGG: hje:HacjB3_19288 putative restriction/modification enzyme) has translation MTDSTTYRTNRDLFSNHYLNDHLRNTEPWTEPSKGEVESAYTEIKEILDNKRSRVEDYNEAQLDRNVIRPIFDILDISFEIEETVMRNARRPDYGFFPSEEAADTAFDRENFYEEAIAVADAKRWGRKLDTRGEEKRDFENPSYQIHRYLQETPAEWAVLTNGEKWRVYYGPTSHRLDSFYEIDLPALLDAVDEDGDLEAFKEFYLFFRQDAFLPDQSGDCFLDDVYDESSVFAEELGEDLQENIYKAIRVLAEGFLDTNDDLSEENLGLVHDSSLIYLYRLIFVLYAESEGRNLLPTDNEIYAESYSLNELKQTVVENRDETQKHYQTWQTNLWDRLDELFVLIDEGSQGQNIPKEDLYIPAYNGGLFRTQPDADDSVESQFLASHEAGDAYIAEVIELLTRHDASEGDGKVFVDYSSLDERNLGSIYEGLLEYKLDVAEEPLTVDDGEYAVAEEGDETTVEEGEVYLRTDDGERKATGSYYTPEYVVEYIVDETLGPLVEDIREDLLVESSGGFADEFADRVFDLTVLDPAMGSGHFPVNAVDYLAREIIDAQERQDRQALESEQGEVRSPRTEEGELRDINWARRKVAQRCIYGVDVNPLATELSKVSLWLRTLAAEQPLAFLDHHLKTGNSLVGSDIEDVLSDGDDDETEDGQLTLQQSFDHTRKRAMEHVTDHFQDLLTIDNETLEEAKEMEAVYDEVRKDPLYQNLLAMANVHTADAFGLDVPDDADERMARALHSEAWESIKEQDWFKTAQAMAEEERFFHWELEFPTAFYDQEGERREGAGFDAVIGNPPYIKIQNLRSNQPEFAEYLNEHYSTSTGRFDIYAAFVEMGNQLAAAKNLSYILPNKFFESSAGEGLREYITSNGILEKILDFGRHQVFEGATTYTCILILGAGENFEYGQINQSSREIQDLNEVEFTSIDSDELSDEPWVLTGPKERELLNQIEESGAPLGERTEYMSEGIVSGDNQVLFVEVLDDGGGMTEVRTQIDDEIRELESEIVHSLSMGDEIYRYATPDVSMGVIYPYEETNSGTDLIPEQRLESDYPRVYDYLSEYRSRLEDRGSESMNYPSWYSLWCPREKELFESKKLLTPDICQHPKFTEDKIGEEYFANTAYGLVPDNNSKSERLFLLSILNSSLTWFYIYYTSPVLRGDFRRFMTSYLEKLPIIHQEPSESNEEFSQSWGEDRFEKVVSESPVDALPFLGGKMRELHDSRNALNLHLFDYLSNYTGGPDLPDIGLFQPTDSNILDNTADDYEKLQIERARTKRDGPSVTIEATARYKPEDEDEFETDTYGYTETEFFEAFTLTNLSEEEAALVEAFVPVAVDEEIGSFRDNATKTNSLIDRLKGMTLPDPDDVADDLQRYIETKERADELDEKIEKTDQLIDEIVYDLYDLTDEEIEVVEEAVNDD, from the coding sequence ATGACGGATTCAACTACTTATCGGACGAATCGTGACCTGTTCTCGAATCACTACCTCAACGACCACCTCCGTAATACGGAGCCGTGGACCGAGCCATCCAAGGGAGAAGTTGAGTCAGCCTATACGGAGATTAAGGAGATTCTCGACAACAAGAGAAGCCGGGTCGAGGACTACAACGAGGCGCAGCTCGATCGGAACGTCATCCGGCCGATCTTCGATATTCTCGACATTTCCTTCGAGATCGAAGAGACCGTGATGCGGAATGCGCGTCGGCCGGACTATGGTTTCTTCCCCAGCGAAGAGGCCGCCGATACGGCGTTCGACCGCGAAAACTTCTACGAGGAAGCCATCGCCGTCGCGGACGCGAAACGATGGGGTCGCAAGCTCGACACCCGTGGCGAAGAAAAGCGGGACTTCGAGAACCCGAGCTACCAGATTCACCGCTACCTTCAGGAAACGCCAGCAGAGTGGGCGGTTCTGACCAACGGTGAGAAGTGGCGCGTCTACTACGGACCCACGAGCCACCGATTGGACTCCTTCTACGAGATTGACCTGCCTGCCCTGCTCGACGCCGTCGACGAGGACGGCGACCTCGAGGCGTTCAAGGAGTTCTACCTCTTCTTCCGCCAGGATGCGTTCCTCCCTGATCAGTCAGGGGATTGCTTCCTCGACGACGTCTACGACGAGTCCAGTGTCTTCGCTGAGGAGCTCGGTGAGGATCTCCAGGAGAACATCTACAAGGCGATTCGCGTTCTTGCGGAGGGCTTTCTCGACACCAACGATGACCTCTCCGAGGAGAACCTCGGCCTCGTTCACGACAGCTCACTCATCTACCTCTACCGGCTCATCTTCGTCCTCTACGCCGAGAGCGAGGGACGGAATCTCCTTCCCACTGATAACGAGATCTACGCCGAGAGCTACAGCTTGAACGAGCTCAAGCAGACCGTCGTTGAAAACAGAGACGAGACACAGAAGCACTACCAGACGTGGCAGACGAACCTCTGGGACCGGCTGGACGAATTGTTCGTCCTCATCGACGAGGGCAGTCAGGGCCAGAACATCCCGAAGGAGGACCTCTACATCCCTGCGTACAACGGAGGGCTGTTCCGCACGCAACCGGACGCTGACGACAGCGTCGAGTCACAGTTCCTGGCATCACACGAGGCCGGCGACGCCTACATTGCGGAGGTCATCGAGCTGCTGACTCGTCACGATGCCTCTGAAGGTGACGGGAAGGTGTTCGTCGACTACTCCTCGCTCGACGAGCGCAACCTCGGTTCGATCTACGAGGGGCTTCTCGAGTACAAGCTCGACGTCGCTGAGGAGCCGCTGACCGTCGACGACGGTGAGTATGCCGTTGCGGAGGAAGGAGACGAGACCACTGTCGAGGAGGGTGAGGTCTACCTCCGGACTGACGACGGCGAGCGAAAGGCAACGGGCTCGTACTACACACCCGAGTACGTCGTTGAGTACATCGTCGACGAGACGCTCGGGCCACTCGTCGAGGACATCCGGGAGGATCTGCTTGTAGAGAGCTCCGGCGGGTTCGCGGACGAGTTCGCGGACCGCGTGTTTGACCTCACCGTCCTCGACCCGGCGATGGGGAGTGGGCACTTTCCAGTCAACGCAGTGGACTACTTGGCCCGGGAGATCATCGACGCTCAAGAAAGGCAGGATCGCCAGGCCCTGGAATCGGAACAGGGTGAGGTTCGCTCCCCCCGAACGGAGGAGGGCGAACTGCGGGACATCAATTGGGCACGCCGCAAGGTTGCCCAGCGCTGTATCTACGGCGTCGACGTGAATCCCCTCGCCACGGAGCTGTCGAAGGTTTCACTCTGGCTGCGAACCCTCGCTGCCGAGCAGCCGCTGGCGTTCCTTGACCACCACCTGAAGACGGGGAATTCGCTGGTCGGTAGCGACATTGAGGACGTACTGTCCGACGGCGACGATGACGAGACTGAAGACGGCCAGCTAACCCTCCAGCAGTCGTTCGACCACACGCGCAAGCGGGCAATGGAGCACGTCACCGACCACTTCCAAGACCTGCTCACCATCGACAACGAGACGCTTGAGGAGGCCAAGGAGATGGAGGCGGTCTACGACGAGGTTCGCAAGGACCCGCTCTACCAGAACTTGCTGGCGATGGCGAACGTCCATACTGCCGACGCGTTCGGCCTCGACGTCCCCGACGACGCCGACGAGCGGATGGCGCGTGCGCTCCACAGTGAGGCGTGGGAGAGTATTAAGGAACAGGACTGGTTCAAGACCGCGCAAGCGATGGCCGAGGAGGAGCGCTTCTTCCACTGGGAACTGGAGTTCCCCACCGCGTTCTACGACCAAGAAGGGGAGCGTCGTGAGGGCGCTGGGTTCGATGCGGTGATTGGGAATCCGCCGTATATTAAAATACAGAATCTTCGCAGCAATCAGCCGGAGTTTGCTGAATACCTTAACGAACATTATTCGACCTCTACTGGACGGTTCGATATTTACGCGGCATTCGTCGAGATGGGTAACCAATTGGCTGCTGCGAAGAACCTATCGTATATTCTCCCCAACAAATTCTTCGAATCCAGCGCAGGGGAAGGCCTCAGAGAGTACATTACGAGTAACGGGATTTTGGAGAAAATCCTCGATTTTGGCCGTCACCAAGTGTTCGAGGGGGCGACGACATACACGTGTATCCTGATTCTTGGGGCGGGTGAGAATTTCGAGTATGGCCAGATCAATCAGTCTTCCAGAGAGATTCAGGATCTCAATGAGGTTGAATTCACTTCGATAGACTCTGATGAACTTAGTGATGAACCGTGGGTACTCACAGGTCCGAAGGAACGGGAATTACTGAATCAAATTGAAGAGTCTGGAGCCCCACTCGGAGAGCGTACTGAGTACATGTCGGAAGGGATCGTCTCTGGAGATAATCAAGTCCTCTTCGTTGAGGTGCTCGATGATGGAGGGGGGATGACCGAGGTCAGAACACAGATAGACGACGAAATCCGTGAGCTTGAATCGGAAATCGTCCACTCTCTTTCGATGGGCGACGAAATCTACCGCTACGCTACGCCGGACGTCAGTATGGGGGTAATATATCCGTACGAGGAGACCAACTCCGGCACCGACCTAATCCCTGAACAGCGCCTTGAATCGGACTATCCTCGAGTGTACGACTATCTCAGTGAGTACCGTTCTCGGCTCGAAGATAGGGGAAGCGAGTCGATGAACTATCCCTCTTGGTACTCTCTGTGGTGCCCACGAGAGAAAGAGCTGTTTGAGTCGAAGAAACTCCTTACACCGGATATCTGTCAACATCCGAAATTTACCGAAGATAAAATCGGGGAAGAATATTTTGCAAATACTGCATATGGACTAGTTCCAGACAACAACTCGAAATCTGAACGGCTGTTCCTCCTCTCTATCCTGAACAGTAGCCTCACATGGTTCTATATCTACTACACGAGTCCCGTACTCCGCGGCGACTTCCGTCGGTTCATGACATCATATCTGGAGAAGCTACCAATTATTCATCAAGAGCCTTCAGAGAGTAATGAAGAGTTCTCACAATCATGGGGTGAGGACCGGTTTGAGAAAGTGGTCTCAGAATCTCCGGTAGATGCTCTCCCCTTTCTTGGGGGAAAGATGCGAGAGCTACACGATTCCCGCAATGCGCTCAACCTCCATCTTTTTGATTACCTTAGCAACTACACCGGAGGCCCCGATCTTCCCGACATCGGCCTGTTCCAGCCAACCGACTCGAACATCCTCGACAACACCGCCGACGACTACGAGAAACTCCAGATCGAACGTGCCCGCACGAAGCGTGATGGTCCATCCGTCACCATCGAGGCGACAGCCCGTTACAAGCCCGAAGACGAGGATGAGTTCGAGACAGATACCTACGGCTACACCGAGACAGAGTTCTTCGAGGCGTTCACACTCACGAACTTGAGCGAGGAGGAGGCCGCGCTCGTCGAGGCGTTCGTCCCCGTTGCCGTCGATGAGGAGATCGGTAGCTTCCGAGACAACGCCACGAAGACCAACTCCCTCATCGACCGTCTGAAAGGGATGACCTTGCCCGATCCCGACGACGTCGCCGACGATCTTCAGCGCTACATCGAAACGAAAGAACGTGCCGACGAACTCGACGAGAAGATCGAGAAGACGGACCAGCTCATCGACGAGATCGTTTATGATCTCTACGACCTGACTGACGAGGAGATCGAGGTCGTGGAAGAAGCGGTCAACGACGACTGA
- a CDS encoding hypothetical protein (KEGG: hbo:Hbor_13370 hypothetical protein) translates to MYIMECAFRIGGTYRDTGSFRNAEDQFLRWIRGPLDSGIKNTGGIRDLGADRSETPAALVLVSNDAGISQHDDPWEDTLAVNAGYVSYWGDAKNDLRYDESAQNRKIKDAFDRSASGQREEVPPVLVFRKPESGVVEFCGLCVPDHFEVRTYQDDSGEQIPNYRFHFSILNTQVVPVSWLHKRAQTNDDDQAPEVWKRWVRGGEVSQWPTGETLETGGQIRRYETTETTVSEAFRSETFERYDHACAMTGIRENPLLDLAHILPRSQHPELAEHAENVLVLNSLHHRAFDAALFTVDSEYQIRTSPSFEPAHPFLRETITEKEGESIAFPPGVQVRPGFLEELNAGLSWL, encoded by the coding sequence ATGTACATCATGGAGTGCGCGTTCCGGATTGGGGGAACCTACCGAGACACGGGGAGCTTCAGGAATGCAGAGGACCAGTTCCTACGCTGGATCCGTGGTCCGCTCGACAGCGGAATCAAGAATACGGGTGGTATCCGTGACCTCGGAGCAGACCGTTCTGAAACCCCTGCGGCCCTCGTTCTCGTCTCAAACGATGCCGGTATCTCCCAGCACGACGATCCCTGGGAAGACACGCTGGCGGTCAACGCTGGCTACGTGAGCTACTGGGGTGATGCGAAGAATGATCTCCGGTATGACGAGTCAGCACAGAATCGGAAGATCAAGGACGCGTTCGACAGGTCGGCCTCGGGACAACGTGAGGAGGTTCCCCCCGTGCTGGTGTTCCGTAAGCCCGAGAGCGGTGTCGTCGAGTTCTGCGGCCTCTGTGTCCCCGACCACTTTGAGGTGCGCACCTACCAAGACGACTCTGGGGAACAGATACCGAACTATCGCTTCCACTTCTCTATTCTCAACACGCAGGTCGTTCCAGTCTCGTGGCTACACAAGCGTGCGCAGACGAACGACGACGACCAGGCGCCCGAAGTCTGGAAGCGGTGGGTCAGGGGAGGAGAGGTCTCCCAGTGGCCGACGGGCGAGACGCTCGAAACGGGTGGGCAGATCCGTCGTTACGAGACAACCGAGACCACGGTGAGTGAAGCGTTCCGGAGTGAGACGTTCGAGCGCTACGACCATGCATGTGCGATGACCGGAATCCGTGAGAACCCGCTCCTCGACTTGGCGCACATCCTCCCGCGAAGCCAGCATCCGGAGCTCGCCGAACACGCCGAGAACGTCTTGGTGCTGAACTCGCTCCATCACCGGGCGTTCGACGCCGCGCTGTTCACGGTCGACAGTGAGTATCAGATTCGGACGAGTCCGTCTTTCGAGCCCGCCCACCCGTTCCTTCGCGAGACGATCACCGAGAAAGAGGGCGAGTCGATTGCGTTCCCACCAGGCGTTCAGGTGCGACCGGGATTCCTTGAGGAGTTGAACGCCGGCCTGTCGTGGTTGTAG
- a CDS encoding DNA-cytosine methyltransferase (KEGG: hmu:Hmuk_0450 DNA-cytosine methyltransferase~TIGRFAM: DNA methylase, C-5 cytosine-specific~PFAM: DNA methylase, C-5 cytosine-specific): MNPGPSAIDLFCGAGGLSEGLRRAGYDVRWALDHDESAVETHRENHGEHAIQADIRETDPAVDGPNIEPGELDLIVGGPPCPSFSIIGQSKIGSLEDRSIDEDDRNVLYLDFLRYVDYYQPRAFVMENVPGMLSDTVTVESDTLQESLPVGSEGETERHPVGEEVPVTDIILKEMDNLGYSADWFRVDAAEFGVPQHRERVFFIGRRTGEGLPNLEQWKTHREPTDREKGRRMQIRPELKGDDSAQGTLDTGSSSVLPQFERNRENNRPYLTVADAIMDLPPISPQGEMPPTKATGYTLPPVSPYQEWVRNVPEDEDWENQELNNHEARYHNHLDLSIYKLLGHGVGWNIGQVSTDLQPYRDDVFPDKYKKQNPAEPASTILAHIQKDGHMFIHPTEARSLSPREAARLQSFRDTYWFPESRTNAYRLIGNAVPPRLGEAVGVAIREMILSDNDTDS; encoded by the coding sequence ATGAACCCGGGGCCGTCCGCAATTGACCTCTTTTGTGGCGCAGGAGGGCTCTCTGAAGGGCTCCGACGAGCTGGCTACGACGTTCGATGGGCACTCGACCACGACGAGTCCGCTGTCGAAACGCACCGTGAAAACCACGGAGAACACGCCATTCAGGCGGATATCCGTGAGACCGATCCCGCTGTAGACGGGCCAAATATCGAACCGGGTGAACTCGACCTCATCGTTGGGGGGCCACCATGCCCGTCTTTCTCGATTATCGGCCAATCGAAGATTGGCTCCCTCGAAGATCGTTCGATAGATGAAGACGACCGGAACGTTCTGTATCTCGACTTCCTTCGTTACGTCGATTACTACCAGCCCCGTGCGTTTGTAATGGAGAACGTTCCCGGGATGCTGTCCGATACGGTAACGGTGGAGTCGGATACTCTCCAAGAGTCGCTGCCTGTTGGATCAGAAGGGGAAACCGAACGACACCCCGTTGGTGAGGAAGTCCCCGTAACCGATATCATCCTCAAAGAGATGGATAACCTCGGGTACTCCGCGGACTGGTTCAGGGTTGACGCAGCCGAATTCGGAGTTCCTCAACACCGTGAACGAGTCTTCTTCATCGGACGCCGGACTGGCGAGGGTCTGCCAAACCTCGAACAGTGGAAGACCCACCGTGAACCAACAGACCGGGAGAAAGGACGGCGAATGCAGATACGCCCCGAACTCAAAGGGGATGATTCAGCCCAGGGCACATTGGACACTGGTTCATCCTCTGTTCTTCCGCAGTTTGAGCGCAATAGAGAGAACAACCGCCCGTACCTGACTGTCGCAGATGCGATCATGGATCTCCCTCCAATTTCGCCGCAGGGGGAGATGCCGCCGACGAAGGCAACAGGATACACACTCCCTCCTGTCTCACCGTACCAGGAGTGGGTACGGAACGTTCCCGAAGATGAGGACTGGGAAAACCAAGAGCTCAACAACCACGAGGCACGCTACCACAACCATCTCGACCTCTCCATCTACAAGCTCCTCGGTCATGGTGTCGGTTGGAACATCGGCCAGGTGAGCACCGACCTCCAGCCATACCGGGATGACGTCTTCCCCGATAAGTACAAGAAGCAAAACCCTGCAGAGCCGGCCTCAACGATTCTGGCCCACATCCAGAAAGACGGTCACATGTTCATCCACCCGACGGAAGCTCGATCGCTCTCTCCCAGAGAAGCGGCTCGTCTCCAGTCGTTCAGAGACACCTACTGGTTCCCCGAGAGCCGAACGAACGCTTACCGCTTGATCGGTAACGCGGTCCCACCGAGACTGGGAGAGGCTGTGGGCGTCGCCATTCGGGAGATGATTCTCTCGGACAACGATACTGACAGCTAA
- a CDS encoding helicase domain-containing protein (KEGG: hla:Hlac_3286 helicase domain protein~PFAM: DNA/RNA helicase, C-terminal; SNF2-related~SMART: DNA/RNA helicase, C-terminal; DEAD-like helicase, N-terminal), which yields MSDCECGFEVGDRVSFAGGEGEAVKINHRDSGQCLLHILTDDGSRKLPVAVVDLIDSSDTLLEKGEFDAPDRFNLRARAAELDLAHRQDRFVALENNRIDIAPHQVKAAHQILTSYDHRYLIGDEVGLGKTIEAAIVIQELAARGQADRVLIVAPAPLTTQWQEELRKKFDTNYVIYDRDYVDAKRDAYPAENVWSHEDRIITSIDFAKQEDMRSALENVQEEWDIALFDESHHLTARREGKRGIDKTDRYRIGEAVSETADGLLFLTGTPHNGKRDQFYFMISLLDPYRFRDEDDVNKEGLKDLMIRRLKDEMYDADGSKMFPEKNIQTLPVSFTDEERKLYDDITEYITEHYNLASREENDAAGFAMVLYQKRLVSSIYAIQQSLKNRMESIKAGGTDPGDLSPVTKSLLDEYREDPEMLTESQREHVEEELGGAVASADSDKIEQELSMVRELYNQAKAIPVDSKAERLREYVDGILEEDPDEKILIFTEYTDTLEYLKGRVFGDRDIAEIYGDLSQAERQRQFAKFEGPANVMLATDAAREGLNLQFAHIMVNYDLPWNPTRIDQRIGRLHRYGQEETVEIRNLFFKDTRESIILERLLDKIDEIEETLGMSSDVLGLVLEDVDLEEQIMSALATGESPDAVVDDIEALVEDQEEAVRRVDEELLIRDKFDLSEEDRDILDIVEESAADTVSDEDVAYLVKTVCQEFDGAIQNVRPGPAADGGDVFDLIVPDRLTGDEVESRYPGATFDRENALADETLEFITLDHPVVRAMVAYCLDTDAVGGQTAVLTGGEALQTPGLLCHYRIGYLSGTGDTVTEQLVQVYVTPDGTTRTEDIDITGGLPPSAVDDHPSVSAVVSQAEQLVSKADDVAWALIDDLAQEAREEREREVRIRREHAENYFQYRMDDLQERIEQFEKRDRAGDDMSAVLAKHRSQRSDLREKKNAEMARLESEKQVVPDEPDLVNMAVVVDAFEN from the coding sequence GTGTCTGATTGCGAATGCGGCTTCGAAGTCGGGGACCGGGTGAGCTTCGCCGGTGGCGAAGGCGAGGCCGTCAAAATCAACCATCGAGACTCTGGCCAGTGTCTACTCCATATTCTGACTGACGACGGCTCGAGGAAGCTCCCGGTGGCTGTCGTCGACCTGATCGACAGTAGCGATACCCTGCTCGAGAAAGGCGAGTTCGACGCTCCGGACCGGTTCAACCTCCGTGCTCGGGCGGCTGAACTGGACCTCGCCCATCGCCAAGACCGCTTCGTCGCACTGGAGAACAACCGGATCGATATCGCCCCGCACCAGGTGAAGGCGGCCCATCAAATCCTCACTTCTTACGACCACCGCTACCTTATCGGCGACGAGGTCGGCCTCGGAAAGACCATCGAGGCGGCAATCGTCATCCAGGAACTCGCCGCACGCGGGCAGGCTGATCGTGTCCTCATCGTCGCTCCTGCGCCGCTAACCACCCAGTGGCAGGAAGAACTCCGCAAGAAGTTCGACACGAACTACGTCATCTACGACCGCGACTACGTGGATGCTAAGCGGGACGCCTACCCTGCAGAGAACGTCTGGTCACACGAGGATCGCATCATTACCTCCATCGACTTCGCGAAGCAGGAGGACATGCGCTCTGCGCTGGAGAACGTCCAAGAGGAGTGGGACATTGCACTCTTCGACGAATCCCACCACCTCACCGCACGACGAGAGGGGAAGCGCGGTATCGACAAAACGGACCGCTACAGAATCGGCGAGGCAGTGTCTGAAACCGCTGACGGGCTGTTGTTCCTTACCGGAACGCCGCACAACGGAAAGCGTGATCAGTTCTACTTCATGATCTCGTTGCTCGACCCGTACCGGTTCCGTGACGAGGACGATGTGAACAAGGAGGGGTTGAAGGACCTGATGATTCGCCGCCTCAAAGACGAGATGTACGATGCTGACGGGTCGAAGATGTTCCCCGAAAAGAACATCCAGACCCTCCCGGTCAGTTTCACCGACGAGGAGCGCAAGCTCTACGATGACATCACGGAGTACATCACCGAACACTACAACCTCGCAAGCCGGGAGGAGAATGACGCCGCAGGGTTCGCGATGGTGCTGTACCAGAAGCGCCTCGTCTCCTCAATTTACGCGATTCAGCAGTCTCTGAAGAATCGGATGGAGTCGATCAAGGCAGGCGGTACAGACCCGGGGGACCTCTCGCCAGTGACGAAGAGCCTGCTCGATGAGTACCGAGAGGATCCCGAGATGCTCACGGAATCCCAGCGTGAACACGTCGAGGAAGAACTCGGCGGCGCCGTGGCCTCTGCTGATTCGGACAAAATCGAGCAAGAGCTCTCGATGGTCCGAGAGCTCTACAACCAGGCGAAGGCCATCCCCGTCGACTCGAAGGCAGAGCGTCTGCGTGAGTACGTTGACGGCATCCTTGAAGAGGACCCTGACGAGAAGATCCTCATTTTCACCGAGTACACAGATACACTCGAGTATCTCAAAGGCCGAGTCTTCGGGGACCGGGATATTGCGGAGATCTATGGCGACCTCTCACAGGCTGAGCGCCAGCGCCAGTTCGCGAAGTTCGAGGGGCCGGCGAACGTGATGCTGGCGACCGACGCCGCACGGGAGGGACTGAACCTACAGTTTGCGCACATCATGGTCAACTACGACCTGCCGTGGAACCCCACCAGAATAGACCAGCGTATCGGGCGACTCCACCGATATGGCCAGGAAGAGACCGTCGAGATTCGGAACCTGTTCTTCAAAGATACCCGTGAGAGCATCATTCTCGAACGGCTCCTCGATAAGATCGACGAGATCGAGGAGACGCTAGGAATGAGCTCTGACGTCTTGGGCCTCGTTCTCGAAGACGTCGACCTCGAAGAGCAGATCATGTCTGCCCTTGCAACGGGAGAGAGTCCGGATGCCGTCGTCGACGATATCGAGGCACTTGTCGAAGACCAGGAAGAGGCTGTCCGGCGTGTCGACGAGGAGCTGCTCATCCGCGATAAGTTCGACCTCAGTGAGGAAGACCGCGACATCCTCGACATCGTCGAAGAGAGCGCTGCTGACACCGTCAGCGATGAAGACGTCGCGTATCTCGTCAAAACCGTCTGTCAAGAGTTCGACGGGGCGATCCAGAACGTTCGCCCTGGGCCTGCTGCGGATGGTGGTGACGTGTTCGACCTCATCGTTCCAGACCGGCTCACTGGCGATGAGGTGGAGAGTCGCTATCCCGGTGCGACGTTCGACCGTGAGAACGCACTTGCTGACGAGACTCTCGAGTTCATCACGCTCGACCACCCTGTAGTCCGGGCGATGGTGGCGTACTGTCTGGACACGGATGCCGTCGGTGGCCAGACAGCAGTCCTCACGGGCGGCGAGGCACTACAGACGCCCGGCCTCCTCTGTCACTACCGGATTGGCTATCTTTCGGGGACTGGTGATACCGTCACCGAACAACTCGTCCAAGTCTACGTTACACCTGATGGAACCACTCGAACCGAGGATATCGACATCACTGGTGGGCTGCCGCCATCCGCCGTCGACGACCATCCCTCGGTCAGCGCAGTCGTGTCGCAGGCTGAACAGCTCGTTTCGAAGGCCGACGACGTTGCGTGGGCGCTCATCGACGATCTCGCACAGGAGGCGCGCGAAGAGCGGGAGCGTGAGGTCCGGATCCGCAGAGAGCACGCCGAGAACTATTTCCAGTACCGCATGGACGACCTCCAAGAGCGTATCGAGCAGTTCGAGAAGCGAGACCGGGCTGGCGATGACATGAGCGCCGTACTGGCAAAACACCGAAGCCAGCGGTCTGACCTTCGCGAGAAGAAAAACGCTGAGATGGCCCGGCTTGAGAGTGAGAAACAGGTCGTTCCTGACGAGCCCGATCTCGTGAACATGGCCGTGGTCGTCGACGCCTTCGAGAACTGA